A genomic segment from Nocardia cyriacigeorgica GUH-2 encodes:
- a CDS encoding lysophospholipid acyltransferase family protein: MSHDRAPHDTAVLSDGAPLSVSLSDTDLRVIETLLAPLRAWTSPRFYGLENIPAEGPVLLVGNHNLLGGIDAPLLLPEVLRRRGRLIRGLAENVLIAVPGVRHLLHHYGSVRGTRQNCLALLERGEAVMVFPGGGREAVRRKNEKYHLKWEGRTGFARMAIEAGAPIVPVAMIGVDDAYDIIVDGDHPVLRPLRWVVEALGINRELTPPLVRGIGPTPLPRPERFYFAAGAPIDPAPWRDAPDLGAAAVELRAVVRKSLEEELRFLFAERDRDAGRTLAGRVRGDLGAFASGAIDRLRRFRLS; the protein is encoded by the coding sequence ATGTCGCACGACCGTGCCCCGCACGACACCGCCGTGCTCAGTGACGGTGCGCCGCTGTCGGTATCGCTGAGCGATACCGACCTGCGCGTCATCGAGACCTTGCTCGCCCCGCTGCGCGCGTGGACGAGCCCGCGGTTCTACGGGCTGGAGAACATTCCCGCCGAGGGCCCGGTGCTGTTGGTGGGCAATCACAACCTGCTCGGGGGGATCGACGCACCGCTGCTGCTGCCGGAGGTGCTGCGCCGGCGCGGCAGGCTCATCCGCGGACTCGCGGAGAACGTGCTGATCGCCGTGCCCGGCGTGCGGCATCTGCTGCACCACTACGGCTCGGTGCGCGGGACCAGGCAGAACTGCCTGGCGCTGCTGGAACGCGGCGAGGCGGTGATGGTCTTCCCGGGCGGCGGGCGCGAGGCCGTGCGTCGCAAGAATGAGAAGTACCACCTCAAATGGGAGGGTCGCACCGGCTTCGCCCGAATGGCGATCGAGGCCGGCGCGCCGATCGTTCCGGTGGCGATGATCGGCGTGGACGACGCCTACGACATCATCGTCGACGGCGATCACCCGGTGCTGCGGCCGCTGCGCTGGGTGGTCGAGGCGCTCGGCATCAACCGCGAACTCACCCCGCCGCTGGTGCGCGGCATCGGCCCCACGCCGCTGCCGAGGCCGGAGCGGTTCTACTTCGCCGCAGGCGCGCCGATCGACCCGGCGCCCTGGCGCGACGCCCCTGATCTCGGCGCCGCCGCGGTCGAATTGCGGGCCGTGGTGCGCAAGAGCCTGGAAGAAGAGTTGCGGTTCCTGTTCGCCGAACGCGACCGCGATGCGGGCCGCACGCTGGCCGGCCGGGTGCGCGGTGATCTGGGCGCGTTCGCCTCCGGCGCGATCGACCGGCTGCGGCGGTTTCGTTTGTCGTGA
- the hflX gene encoding GTPase HflX, whose product MTNGSDLFDGADDVDGAEFDDTDVTPVAPSRRGGWAPEPTTGELQLEDRSALRRVAGLSTELTDITEVEYRQLRLERVVLVGVWTEGSAARAEASMAELAALAETAGSEVLEALIQRRDRPDPATYIGSGKAEELRSVVLGSGADTVICDGELTPAQLTALEKVVKVKVIDRTALILDIFAQHATSREGKAQVALAQMEYMLPRLRGWGESMSRQAGGRAGSNGGVGLRGPGETKIETDRRRIRERMAKLRREIREMKTARDTMRSRRTSSGIPSVAIVGYTNAGKSSLMNALTGSGVLVQDALFATLDPTTRRAELDDGREVVFTDTVGFVRHLPTQLVEAFRSTLEEVTGADLLLHVVDGSDALPSEQIKAVREVVTDVIRESGTPAPPELLVVNKIDAIDPVELTRLRALLPGAVFVSAHKGTGIDELRDRLAEVLGGLDVEISVLLPYTRGDLLARIHADGRIESSSHEEAGTRVHARVPHALAAALSEYAHAGTAVADGPAS is encoded by the coding sequence ATGACCAACGGTAGTGATCTGTTCGACGGCGCCGACGACGTGGACGGCGCCGAGTTCGACGACACCGATGTCACCCCCGTGGCACCGAGCCGCCGCGGCGGCTGGGCGCCCGAACCCACCACCGGTGAACTCCAGCTCGAAGACCGCAGCGCCCTGCGCCGCGTCGCCGGGCTGTCCACCGAGCTCACCGATATCACCGAAGTCGAATACCGCCAGCTGCGCCTGGAACGGGTTGTGCTGGTCGGGGTGTGGACCGAAGGCAGCGCCGCGCGTGCCGAGGCCAGCATGGCCGAACTCGCCGCGCTCGCCGAGACCGCCGGCTCCGAGGTACTCGAGGCGCTGATCCAGCGTCGCGACCGGCCCGACCCGGCCACCTACATCGGTTCCGGTAAGGCCGAAGAGCTGCGCTCGGTCGTGCTCGGCAGCGGTGCCGACACCGTGATCTGCGACGGTGAACTCACCCCCGCCCAGCTCACCGCGCTGGAGAAGGTGGTCAAGGTCAAGGTGATCGACCGGACCGCCCTGATCCTGGACATCTTCGCCCAGCACGCCACCTCCCGCGAGGGCAAGGCGCAGGTCGCGCTGGCCCAGATGGAGTACATGCTGCCGAGGCTGCGCGGCTGGGGTGAGTCGATGTCGCGTCAGGCCGGTGGCCGCGCCGGCAGCAACGGCGGTGTGGGTCTGCGCGGTCCCGGTGAGACCAAGATCGAGACCGACCGCCGCCGCATCCGCGAGCGAATGGCCAAGCTGCGCCGCGAGATCCGCGAGATGAAGACCGCGCGCGACACCATGCGCTCGCGGCGCACCTCCAGCGGCATCCCGTCGGTCGCCATCGTCGGCTACACCAATGCCGGCAAGTCCAGCCTGATGAACGCGCTCACCGGATCCGGTGTGCTGGTCCAGGACGCGCTGTTCGCCACCCTGGACCCGACCACCCGGCGCGCCGAACTCGACGACGGCCGCGAGGTGGTGTTCACCGACACCGTCGGGTTCGTCCGGCATCTGCCCACCCAGCTGGTCGAGGCCTTCCGCTCCACCCTGGAGGAGGTCACCGGCGCCGACCTGCTGCTGCACGTGGTCGACGGTTCCGACGCGCTGCCGTCGGAGCAGATCAAGGCGGTGCGCGAGGTCGTCACCGACGTCATCCGCGAATCGGGCACGCCCGCACCGCCGGAACTGCTGGTGGTCAACAAGATCGACGCCATCGACCCGGTCGAGCTCACCCGGCTGCGCGCGCTGCTGCCGGGGGCGGTGTTCGTCTCCGCGCACAAGGGCACCGGCATCGACGAACTGCGCGACCGGCTCGCCGAGGTGCTCGGCGGACTCGACGTCGAGATCAGCGTGCTGCTGCCCTACACCCGCGGCGACCTGCTCGCCCGCATCCACGCCGACGGCCGGATCGAGAGCTCCAGCCACGAGGAAGCGGGTACCCGGGTGCATGCGCGGGTTCCGCACGCGCTGGCCGCGGCGCTGTCGGAGTACGCGCACGCGGGCACCGCCGTGGCTGACGGACCGGCATCGTAA
- the dapF gene encoding diaminopimelate epimerase: MEFTKGHGTQNDFVVLPDPEVRLDLTAERIAALCDRQRGLGADGVLRVARAGALRDRGVLTELPEGVGADDWFMDYHNADGSIAEMCGNGVRVFAHYLAASGLEGRAEFVVGSRAGARPVTVHTAGPVHGEVTVAMGEVRELGESTATVAGWAYAGIGIDVGNPHLACVDPELTADALAKLDLTVAPGYDPDLFPQGVNIELVTALDAAGAVDMRVYERGVGETRSCGTGTVAAASAALAATGFRITEDTGEVTVRVPGGEVRVGLDGGRAWLRGPSVLVATGRIAAEWWQSA; this comes from the coding sequence ATCGAGTTCACCAAGGGCCACGGCACCCAGAACGATTTCGTGGTGCTGCCCGACCCCGAGGTGCGGCTCGACCTCACCGCCGAGCGGATCGCGGCGCTGTGCGATCGCCAGCGCGGCCTCGGCGCGGATGGGGTGCTGCGGGTCGCGCGCGCGGGTGCGTTGCGGGACCGGGGAGTGCTGACCGAGCTGCCCGAAGGTGTCGGCGCCGACGACTGGTTCATGGACTACCACAATGCCGACGGCTCGATCGCCGAGATGTGCGGCAACGGCGTGCGGGTGTTCGCGCACTATCTGGCCGCATCGGGGCTGGAAGGCCGTGCGGAATTCGTGGTCGGCAGCCGCGCGGGTGCGCGGCCGGTGACGGTGCACACGGCCGGGCCGGTGCACGGCGAGGTCACCGTCGCCATGGGCGAGGTCCGTGAGCTGGGCGAATCCACCGCCACCGTGGCCGGCTGGGCCTATGCCGGGATCGGCATCGACGTCGGCAACCCGCACCTGGCCTGCGTCGACCCGGAACTCACCGCCGACGCCCTGGCCAAGCTCGACCTGACCGTGGCTCCGGGCTACGACCCCGACCTGTTCCCGCAGGGTGTGAACATCGAGCTGGTCACCGCCCTGGATGCGGCAGGCGCGGTCGATATGCGCGTCTACGAACGCGGCGTCGGCGAGACCCGCTCCTGCGGCACCGGGACCGTGGCCGCCGCGTCCGCCGCCCTGGCCGCGACCGGTTTCCGGATCACCGAGGACACCGGCGAGGTGACCGTACGCGTGCCCGGCGGCGAAGTCCGCGTCGGCCTGGACGGCGGCCGGGCCTGGCTGCGCGGTCCATCGGTGCTGGTGGCGACCGGCCGGATCGCCGCCGAGTGGTGGCAGAGCGCGTGA
- a CDS encoding TrmH family RNA methyltransferase, with the protein MTRRVSTRNASVQVWQAYLNNRTKRHRDRRFLVQGVRPITQAIANDWPLETLLYRLGGPELSSWARELLATTDVPQVGLVPELMADLGEKSGGAPEVVAVAESRTIDLETFEPGEPGDAPVVVVFDRPNSPGNLGTLIRSADAFGADAVIVTGHGADQYDPQAVRASTGSLFAVPVLRTAGPAQILAFRERQVNRGIPTRVVGTDEGGSHAVFDHDFTEATILVVGNETSGMSAAWAQACDDIVDIPMGGTASSLGAPSAGAVALYEISRQRRTFAR; encoded by the coding sequence GTGACCCGACGCGTCAGTACCCGCAACGCCTCGGTGCAGGTGTGGCAGGCCTATCTGAACAACCGCACCAAGCGGCACCGCGACCGCCGGTTCCTGGTGCAGGGCGTGCGCCCGATCACCCAGGCCATCGCCAACGACTGGCCGCTGGAGACGCTGCTGTACCGGCTGGGCGGGCCGGAGCTGTCGAGCTGGGCGCGCGAGCTGCTGGCGACCACCGATGTGCCGCAGGTGGGTCTGGTCCCGGAACTCATGGCCGACCTGGGTGAGAAGTCCGGCGGAGCGCCCGAGGTGGTCGCCGTGGCCGAGTCACGCACCATCGACCTGGAGACCTTCGAACCGGGCGAGCCCGGTGACGCGCCGGTGGTGGTGGTCTTCGACCGGCCCAATTCGCCGGGCAATCTCGGCACGCTGATCCGCTCGGCGGACGCCTTCGGCGCCGACGCGGTGATCGTCACCGGCCACGGCGCCGACCAGTACGACCCGCAGGCCGTGCGCGCCTCCACCGGTTCGCTGTTCGCCGTCCCGGTACTGCGCACCGCGGGCCCGGCCCAGATCCTCGCCTTCCGCGAGCGGCAGGTGAACCGCGGCATCCCCACGCGCGTCGTCGGTACCGACGAAGGCGGCTCGCACGCGGTGTTCGATCACGATTTCACCGAGGCCACCATCCTGGTGGTCGGCAACGAGACCAGCGGGATGAGCGCGGCCTGGGCGCAGGCCTGCGACGACATCGTCGACATCCCCATGGGCGGGACGGCGAGCTCGCTGGGCGCACCGTCGGCGGGTGCGGTCGCGCTGTACGAAATTTCCCGGCAACGCCGGACGTTTGCCAGATGA